The Thermomicrobiales bacterium DNA window GCCGATGAAGTGAATCTCGCCATGCGCATCGTAACCGCGCGTCATCGGTTTGGCGGCGTCATGCATCAAGGCAGACCAGCGCACCACCGGGCGTTGCGGAGCCTTGTCCACGACCTTTTTCGTGTGATCCCAGAGATCCTTTTCCCGATGAATCGAGCCGCGTTCGCCCGTCTCGAGCGAGAGCGGTTCCAGTCCGGGCATCGTCAGCGCCAGCAAGCCGGTCTGCGCCAGCGTTTCGAGCGCATGGGAGGCATAGGTGCCGGTCACGAGACGGGTGAGCTCGGCATAGACCCGTTCTTTGCTGATGCGCTCGATCTCGGGGGCCATTTCGTGCATGGCATCCAGCGTGTCGACCTCGATCATGAAACCAAGCTGGCTGACGAAACGGGCAGCGCGCAAGAGACGCAACGGATCCTCATCGAACCGTTGAATCGGATCGCCGACTGCACGGATGATGCCCTGGTGCAGATCGGGTTGCCCCCCGAAGGGGTCGATCAGCTCACCGGTAAGCACGTCGACGGCCATGGCGTTGATGGTGAAATCGCGCCGGGCCAGGTCGCCGATCAGGTCGGCGCCAAAGTCGACCTGGGGATGGCGCGTCTGGTCAGGGTAATGCTCGGAGCGGTAGGTCGTGATTTCGACCGGAATCGGTTCGTCGTCGCTTTCGACCCGAAAGACGAACCCGATGGTGCCGAACTTCTCCCCGATATCGTAGATGGAGGACGCGCCGACGGCCGGAGCGAGGGTTTTCAGCTGTTCCGGAGTCGCGTTCGAGGTGAGATCGAGATCGTTGACCTGGAAGCCGAGCAGCGCATCCCGCACGATGCCGCCAACCAGCGAGAGCTCGTATCCGGCATCGGAAAATGCCGCGGCCAACCGTTCGACCACATGGGCATGTCGAGGCTGAAGCATGACCGCCGCGGACGGTTGACGTTGCATGGGAAGCGACATTGCAGTCGGAGCTCGGGCCAGAATCGTGAGCACCGGCAACCCTCGCCGGTAACGAGCGGCCAGTCTACCGCATCGAGGGAATGGTCCAGTGTCCAGGGTCCGATGTCCAGTGCAAAGCAACTGGGTCCAGGCGTCGAGCACTGGACCCTGGACTCTGGACACAGGACCCGAGTTAGGCTGCCGGCGTTGCTGTGTCTGTCACCTTCTCGGCGGTGCGGAGGGTTTCGAGGATGGTTTCCAGAAAAGCGGTGGCGCCGGCGTAGCTGACCGGAAAGTCGCGGTTCCAGAGACCGACCTGACCGGCGACAACCGCGGGCATGACGGCATAGACCGGCTCGCCCGCCAGGTCTTCGGCGGTGAGCAATTCGCTATAGACGTCGGAGAAGATGACATCCGCCGGGTAGCGCATCGCTTGTTCGGTGCTCAGCTCTTCCCAGAACTCGGTCGCCATCTCGGAATCGGCATTGATGAAATTCAGGCCGAGGGTGGTGAGCCATTGCAACTCGGAGACGTCCTTTGGTCCGCCGACATAGATGAGATCGGCGCCGAAGTTGGCGAAGAGATTCGCCACGTCGGATTTCTCGGCGGCAACCTGCTGGAATTCGGCGATCTTGGCTTCGTAGGCCTCGCGCGCGGCGGTTATCTCGGGTGCGTCCAGGTCCGCGCCGAGGGAGCTACCCAACTGCACCAGACGATCGACGAGCACATCGGTCGGAGCCATATCGGTCACCACCAGCACCGGCGCGATTGCATCGATCTGCTCGAGCAGATCGGGCGGAACGCCGTTGGTTTGCGCCGGATCGGTGCGGTCGAAGGTCTGGGTGAGGACGATATCCGGATCGAGCGTGAGGAGCATTTCCGGCTCGATGTTGCCATCGGCATTGCCGACGTTGACGACCTGGTCGGCTGGGATATTGCCCCAGGCGATATGGTTGCCGTCGGGGTAGTTCGAGACGGTCCAGTCGAACACGCCGACCGGATGAATCCCGAGATCCCAAAGCGCGGCGGCCGTGACGATGTTCGCGACGATGCGCACCGGGGCTTCCGGGAGGGTCACGGTCGTGCCAAGGACGTCGGTATAGGCCCATTCGCCGGCGGCTGGGGACGCGTCCTGAGCGCCGGATCGTGGCGTCAGCACCGCGGCGGCAGCCAGGGCACTCATGCCGCCCAGCATGGCACGGCGAGAAACGGTCGAATCGATACGCAGGGTCACGAACTGTCCTTTCGAGCTCTACCGGTCGCGGCGCCAAGGGCATCCGCGTAGCGACAGATATCATACTAAAACAGTCGGATATCTGTGTGAGGACGTGTTCGCACGTGGAAGCGTGGGCAAATCCCGGTAAAATCGCGGTTCCGCCTCCCCAGACGGGAGGTTCTCGCACCCAGCCGGAAAGTCCTGTGCCCGACGCGACCAAAGATCCTGCTCGTTCCGCGCTCGAAGTCGTCGATCTCTCGGCGACCTTCGTCGAGGATCGGCGCCGCCTACAGGTGCTGCGCGATGTCTCGTTTTCCGTGCAGACCAACGAGTTCGTCGCAATCGTGGGACCTTCGGGAAGCGGCAAGACGACCTTGCTGGATATTTTGGCCGGGTTGCTGTCGCCGGACAGCGGTGAGGTCCGGTTGAACGGCAGATCGACCGACGCGGCAGGACGCCTGGGGAAAACCGCCTATATGCATCAGCGCGATCTGCTGCTCCCCTGGCGCACCGCGTTGCAGAACGCCGCGCTCGGGTTGGAAGTCCGGGGGATCGAAGGGTCGCAGGCACGGCAGATTGCGATGGAGAGCTTTCCCGCGTTTGGATTGCAGGGTTTCGAGGAGCGCTATCCGGCGCAACTCTCGGGAGGGATGCGGCAACGGGTGGCGTTTCTGCGCACCATGCTGCCTGGAGTGTCTCCCCTGCTCCTGGACGAACCGTTCGGGGCGCTCGATGCCATGACCCGCGCGACGAGCCAGGCATGGCTCCAATCGCTGCTGGCCGAGCATCCCCGCACGGTGGTGCTGGTGACACACGATATCGAAGAAGCGATCGTTCTCGCGGACCGCATCCTGGTGCTCTCCGAACGGCCGGGGACCGTTCGATATGTCGAGACCATCGATACCCCACGGCCGCGGCCGCGCGCCTTCCTCACCTCGCCGGAATTCAACGAGATGCGGATCCGGTTGCTCGGCGAGCTGGGGTTGATCGACGAGCAGTCCGCCTGATGAACGAGGAAACGCCCGTCCAGGGTGAATCGTGGATGAGCCGGGTCGGCCGCTGGTTGTTGCCGTTGGGTCTGATCGGGCTCCTGCTGCTGGCGTGGGAGTTCTGGGTCCGCTGGCGCGACACGCCGCAGTGGTATCTGCCAGCCCCAAGCGCGGTGTGGCATGCGCTCGTCGATAACTGGCAATCGATCCGTAGCGATGCCTGGGTGACGTTGCAAGAGGTGCTGGTCGGATTTGGCGTTGCCGTGCTGGTCGCCATTCCGGTGGCAGTGGCGATCGAGCGGGTGACGGTGCTCGAGCGGGCGCTCTACCCCCTCGTCGTGGCGACCCAGGCGATTCCGCTGGTGGCGCTGGCGCCGTTGCTGTTGATCTGGTTCGGACACGGGATCATGCCGAAAGTGGTGATGGTGGCGCTGATCTCGTTTTTCCCGATTGTGGTGAGTTTGGTGGACGGCCTGCGTTCCGCCGACCGGGAAACACTCGATCTGCTGCGCACGATGGGAGCGAACGGTTGGCAGCAATTCCGGTTGGTGGAAGCGCCTTCGGCACTGCCGGCGTTCTTCTCCGGAGCGAAGATCGGTATGGCGGTGGCGGTGATCGGCGCGGTTATCGGGGAATCGGCCGGATCGAGCGCCGGGTTGGGTCATGCCATTTCGCTCTACAGCGCATCGCTCAAGACGGATCTGGTCTTTGCCTGTGTGTTGGTTCTGGCGCTCATGGCCATCGGGTTGTTTGGGGCGATTGCGGTGCTCGAACGGGTGGCGATGCCGTGGCGCAAATGGGTGGTGGAGTAGCGCCGACGACGCTGGCCGCGCCGGTTCTGGCGCCAGCGGCGATCGCTTCGATGGCTTGATCGGTGGAAAGCACCCACCCGAACGCGTCGTCGATCGTCGCCAGTGTTGCTGCCTGCATCGAGCTGGCTGACAGACCGGCCGTTTCGCCTGTGGCCGTGCCGTCGCTCAGGAAGAACACGCGAAAATCGCGCGCGACTGCCTCACGGGCGGTCGTATCGCAACAAATGTTGGTGGCGATCCCTGCGACGATGACGGTATCGATCTGCTTGTTCCGCAGGATCAATTCCAGATCAGTGCCGTGGAAGGCGCCATAGCGTGGTTTCTCCACCAGCAGATCACCCGGTTCGACGACGAGGTCACGATGCCAGGCTGTTGCATGACCACCGTCGCTCAGTATCCCGGCCCGCACCGCGGCGGAGAGTTCGCCCAGGATTCCCATATTCGAACCATCAGCACGGAGCACATGCCTCGTGTGGATGACCAACACCTCAAACATCCGGCAGCTCGCCGCCAATCGGTTCGTTCGTTCGAGGGTCGCCAGGCCATCGGGCGCGGCCAGTTGTCCCTCGACGAAGAGATTCTGAAAATCGATGGTCAGGAGCGCCGTGCGTGACGGATCGATGACAAAGTCGGCCATGGGACGCCTCCGGGATACGAGAACCGGCGCGGAGACCGGTGCAAGACCGATCTCCGCCGTTCAAGTGGTGTGACTACGCGGCCGGCGTGGCCTCGGTTGCGGGCGTCCAGGTGGGGAAGCCCGCGAGCGGCGAACCAACCGCATCAGCTGACTCGATTGGAAGTCGCGTCGCATGCGCGGTTGCCATGCCAGAGGCCACGACAGAGCCGTCCGGCGCGACGATGGTGAAGGTGCAGTCGCAGGACCACGCGTTGCCGGTCTCATCGACCACATGGAGTCCGCGAAGTACGGCGTAGCCGCCTCCATCGGCGGCAAACACACCAGCCATCGTCACCGATCCAGTCGAGCCATCGGTTGCTTCCCAGGCGCCGGAAACCCAACGGGTGGCGCCCAAACCGAAGACCGAACCGTCCGAGGTGAAAATGCCGACCTCCGGGAGATCTGTGTCGGTGGCAATGTCGGTATCGACCATCCAGGTTCCGATCAGGGGATGGCCCTCGAGTGAAGCGGGCGTTGCATCCTGAGCGGAGGTCTGGAGATCGCGCATCCCGCTGATGGCGATGCCTCCAACGATCACAACGACCGCGATGATTGCCGCGAGCTTCCGTACACTGAGCATTCCATTCCTCGCTTCCTGTAATCGCTTCGCGCTGCCAACGGCCGCCCAATGCGGTGCGCTGGGTCCACTTCGAATGGACGTAATCACGCTACGACGAGAAACGGCGCTTTTCCTCCGGAGAACATACGTGGTTTCAAGGCATCTCGGAACGGGGAGGGGTCCTGCGGAGTGTCCGCGCCTCGTCGCTCGCATGGATGCAACCGCATAGGACTCGGGACCAACGCCGTCGGCCGTGAACCGCCTGGACTATGCGCCCGGACCAACCAACAATCCGAGCGCACGCGCCCGGGCGACGGCTGCACGTCGATTGGGCGCGTCCAGCTTGGCAAGAATGTGGGCAACATGACCGCTCACGGTGCGCCGGCTGAGGGAGAGAAGCTCGGCGATCTCCTGATCGGTCTGCATTGCGGCCATTAGTTGAAGGATTTCCCGCTCTCTGGCTGTCAACTCACCAGTGGCCGCCGGCCGGCGCTGGACGACACGAGGAACCGAGACGGCCGACGCTTGTTCGACGGCTGCAGCGAGTGTCATCGACTGACCGGACTGGATGTATTCAGATGCAATCTCTTCGCCGAGATGAATAGTCGCTACCCGCTGCGCCCGGTCGCGGCTGAGACGTGCAGCCGACAGGAGAGGCGCCCCGTGTTCCCGGGCCAGCGCATCGAGAAATCCGACCAGGCTGGCTGCTGTTCGTGGTTGTCCGTGCATTGCGGCCAGATCGGCCAGGCCGCCAAGCGCCAGCGTGATGAGCCAGCGCTCTCCGGCATCGAACCAGAGAAGCAGGGCCTCGTGGAAAGCAGCGGCGGCGTTTCGATCGTGCCCTCTGGCGCGGGAAATTTCCGCCAATCGGCTGAGCGCGGTCGCGATGCCACTGGGATATCCAGCCGCGCGAAACAACTCCGCTGCATCTTCCGCGCATTGGACGGCCAGTGGAAGATCGCCTTGTCCCAACGCAACACGGCTGAGCAAGGTACCGGCCCACGCCTCTTCAACTGACGCACCCAGCGCGTGCCATTCGTCGCGCACGCGCACAAGGTGAACGCGAGCGTCCTCCCAGTGGTCCTGAATTTCCTCGATCATGCCGAGCACGTGCCGTGCATTGGCGATCACCTCAAGGTCACCAAAGCGTTCGGCAATGGCAAGACCTCTATTGGCCATGACGGCTGCTTCGTCATACGCGCCTTCTGCCCACAAAATGAGGGCAAGTCCGGTGAGGGCGCGTGCTCGGTGAACCGTCGCCGCGTCTTCGCTCATTGCGATCGCACGTTCGAGCCAGCGCCGCGCTTCCTGAAAATGGGTGCGCGCGTGCCAATACACTGCCAGAGCGCCAGTCATGCGCAAGAGGCGGAGGTCATCTCCGTGCCGTTCGAACCAGTCGAGCGCGGACCGTACGTTTGGGAGCTCGATCTCCAGGCGTTGAATCCGCGAATCGACACGCTCGAGCGGATCGATGCGGTTCGGATGAAGGTCTTCGACGAGATCGAGAAAGTGCTCAGCGTGCGCTGCCTCGATGACAGCTGCTTCGTTCGATGCGGTGAGCTGCTCGATTCCAAATGCCCGAATCGACTCGAGCATTGCAAATCGAGGAGTCGAACTGAATTCTGTTTGATAGAGCAAGCCTTGATCGACCAACTCGGTCAGGGCCGGCATGGGGTCACACGTTGAGCCATCAACCCGCTCGCAGAGCCGTTGGATCGCTGGGGGAGCGCATGCACCCGCAAAAACCGACAAGCGCCGGAACAGCCCTTGTTCGGGTGGGCGCAACAGATCGTAGGACCATGCGATCGTGTCGCGCATGGTGCGTTGCCGATCGGGAAGATCCCGCGGACCATCGCCCAACCAATCGAGCCGATTTGGTATCTCGGCCAGCAGCATTTCCGGCGAGCGCGTTCTGCAACGGGCCGCTGCCAGCTCGATCGCCAACGGAAGGTTGTCCAGCCGATCGCAGACCTCGGAGATGTCGCGCCGTTGCGCGTCGTCGATCTCGATCTCGAAGTTGGGGCGCACAGCCTGGGCGCGTTCGATGAACAGACTCGATGCTGCCGGAGGCGAAAGCGGATTCACCGGGAAAACGCGCTCCGCGCGAATACGCAGTGGAGCGCGGCTGGTGGCAAGCACGTGCAGTCCGCCACACCGAACGAGCAGATCTGCCACGATGCCGGCACACGCTTCGATCAAATGCTCGCAATTGTTCAAGACCAGGAGACATGTTCGGTTACGAAGGGCCTGGGCAATCGTTTCGCTCGCTGGTCGCCCATGCGGCAGCGTGATCCCAAAGGACATCGCGACGGATGGCTCGATCAGCACGGGATCGCGAATGGCTTCCAGGTCGACCCAGTGAACGTCGTCGGAAAAGGACCGGAGCGCATCTCCCGCTCCCGCGATGGCCAGGCGCGTCTTGCCAACACCACCGGGCCCGGTAAGCGTGATCAGTGGCGAGCGCTCCTGGCAAATCGCTCGCCGTATCCATGCCCGTTCCTGCTCCCGGCCGATCAGCATGGTGCGAGGAACGGGGAAACTCGACATCCCCTGCCAGCCGGAATCGCTTCCCCCGGTGGGACTACCGGTTGCACGGTCTCTGTGCGAGCTCCGCCCGTTCGTTGTTAGCGCACCGTGTTCGTGTCCCGCCATGTTCCGGCCATGAAGGAGTCTCTTCGGCAGATCGGACCGTAGAGTGCCTGGAATCAGAGTAACGAATATTGCGCGTTGCGTCTCTCTCAGCGGTTGGAGATCCGGCCGGCGACAATCCGCTCGAAGGCGTTGATCTGCGATGTGTCGAGTGGAATAGAGCTGAAACCCCCGACGCCCTCTCCCGACTTGGGAAAGAGATTGTCGAGCGGAGGCCAGTAGAAGATCACTTCCTCGATACCTATTTCCTGGTATGCGCCAACGTACTCATCGAATGCGTCCAGCGAGGCGAGCGGATCGTCGAGGGTCCGATAGACCAATACGCTGCGCGTGATACTCCGGGGATCGCGTCCCTCTTCCTCACAGATTGCGTCCAGACGGTCACTGAGCCGCTTCGTGCTGGCAACTGCTTCTGCAAGGGAGATGCGCGCCGATGGATCCCGGGCGGCCGGATATGCCTGCCCGCCGAGCGTGTTCCATCCGTCGGCGTGGCGAGCAGCAGTCCGGAGTCCGCGTTCGCCATGGGCGGCAACGATCAAGGGCGGTCGACTGGATCGAACCGGCTGTCCTGCCTGGGCGTCCCGCACGGTGTAGTAGCGGCCCGAGAAACTGACCTGCTCGCCCCGCAGGAGTGGGGAAAGAATCGCCGCATACTCTTCCAGCCGTTCTGCGCGTTCCCGCGGATCCCAGTCGTCGTAACCGAGTGCCCCATAGTTGTTCGAATAGCCACCGGCGCCCAGACCGATCGCGATGCGCCCTCCGCTGATATGGTCGACTGTATGGACCTGGACAGCCAATACCGCCGGGAACCGGAACGGGGGCACGGTTACCATGGTCCCGAGCCGAATGCGCCTGGTCTCGACCGCCAGCGCGCCGAGCAGCGTCCACGCTTCGTAATCCACATAGGCTGGCGTGAGCACGTCGTCGTCGACCCAGGCGCTGTCGAACCCCATGCTCTCGAATTGGCGAATGCGCTGAACGAGTTCCCGATACGGGCTCCGGCAAAAGTTCATGACCCCGAAACGCATCTGGCCCATTGCATGTCTCCTCACCTGACGGGCCGTCGCGGATCGGAACGTGGCACATGCAGTCCGTCTGTCACGCACCGACCCGCATGCGTTGCCAAGCGCAAACCATGCTGACGTGCCGGCGCTGTGCCGTCACTCCAGCGAAGTCTGGCAACCGGACCGCGTCAAGAGCACCTGAACGGCCAGCTATCGGCTGAGCTTTGCGATGCTGCCAGTTTACCGCCGACAACGGCATCCGGTTGCCGCAGGGCCCACTACGCAGGACGGAGACGTGTCGATGGCCGGATGTCATCGACCGCTGGGCTTGTTCGATCTGTTTCCGGCCAGCGGTCCGGTGTTTCGAAAGTGGATGTCCCCGCCTCATGCAGGAGGGCTACGTCCCTTTGTCGCTCCGACCGCGCCCTTCGTCATTCCGACCGCGCCTTTCGTCATTCCGACCGCCCCTTGTCATTCCGCGCGCCCTTCGTCATTCCGACCGAAGTGGAGGAATCTCTCTGGATCCTGGCGACGAGGTTCCGCGCCGGAGGCCGGGTTTCGGGCAACAAGAGATCCCTCGACAAGCTCGGGATGACGATGGGGTGTATTCGTCATTCCGACCGAAGTGGAGAGCCCGCCCTGAGCGCAGCCGAATGGGAATCTCTCTGGATCCCGGCGACGAGGTTCCGCGCCGGAGGCCGGGTCTCGGGCAACAAGAGATCCCTCGACAGGCTCGGGATGACGATGGGGTGTATTCGTCATCGACCGGTGTCATTCCGACCGAAGTGGAGGAATCTCTTGTTCTCGGCGACGAGGTCCGCCGGAGGCCGGGTTTCGGGCAACAAGAGATCCCTCGACAAGCTCGGGATGACGGTGGGGTGTATTCGTCATTCCGACCGAAGTGGAGGAATCTCTCTGGATCCCGGCGACGAGGTTCCGCGCCGGAGGCCGAGCTTCGGACAACAAGAGATCCCTCGGCACGCTCGGGATGACGGTGGGGTGCGTCATTCCGACGAAGTGGAGGAATCTCTTGTCTCGGCGACACGGTCCCTGATGTGGAGGCCGAGCTTCGGACAACACGAGATCCCTCGGCAAGCTCGGGATGACGGTGGGGCGATACGAGATCCCTCGGTAGGCCCGGGATGATGGCGTGTGGGGTCAGCGGTTCGAGACGCGTGCCGCGACGACGCGTTCGAAGGCGCGGCGTTGTTCGGCGGAGACGGGGATATCGGCAACGCGGCCGAGAGGGCCGAGCGGTTTGCCGGTTGGGTCGGGAATCGTGTTGCCAAGCGGCGGCCAATAGAAGGCGATCAAGTCGATGCCGATTTCCGCGAAGGAACCGACGAACTCATCGAAGGCATCGATCGACGACCATGGATCGACCAGCGCACGGTCGAGCAGGATGCTGCGGCGCACGGTGGCGGGGTCGCGACCCTCTTCACGGCAAATGGCGTCGAATTTGTCGCAGAGGTCTTTCTGCTTCGCGACCGCTGCGGCCAGATCGACCGGGGGATTGGTGTCTTCCTTCCCCGGCTCGTGCATGTTGACCACGGTGTTCCAGCCTTCGGCGAAGCGGGCGGCGTAGCGCATACCGCGCGGTCCGTGGGCGGCAACCGTGAGCGGCGGCCGTGGACGCTGAACCGGCGGGGTGACGAAGTCGACCTGCGCGCCGTAGTAGTGCCCCGCGTAGTCGATCGGCTCGCCCCGCAGCATATGCGCGACGATTTCCACGAACTCCCCGAAGCGATCCGAACGCTCACGCGGAGACCACGGCTCGGCGCCGATGGCCGGATTCCCTTCTGCCGCGCCACCGGCTCCTATGGCCACTTCCAGCCGCCCGTTCGACATCTGGTCGATGGTCAGAGCCTGCATGGCCATCACCGAGGGAATACGAAAGGTGGGCACTGTGACCAGGGTGCCGAGCCGGATGCGCTCGGTTGCGACCGCCAGGCCGCCGAGCACAGACCAGACGTCGAAATCGGCGTAGCTCGGGGTGAAGAGGTCATCGTCGATCCAGGCGCTGTCGAAACCCATCGCTTCCGCTTCCTGCACATCGCGTTGCAGATCGGCGTAGGGAAGGCGGGTGAGTTTCATGAATCCAAATTGCATGTGTGAGAGTCCCTTTCGAGGATGGTGAGGGTGCGGTGGCCCTGCGCGACGGTCGGGTACGGGAGGATGGGCAAATCGACGGTGATGATCGACGGTCGAGCGGGTGGTGCGGGCAAAGCGAACGGGTTCAGCATATGTCGTACTGAACCCGTTCGCACTCGCATTTCGACCTGTGCGGTTACCGCAGCGATTCCTCGATGTCGGAGATGGAGGCTTCCAGCCGGTCGATTTCGGCGTTGTTGTCGGCGATCGACTCCTGCAGGGCCGAGATGGTGTCCTGCAGGACGGTGGCCTCGTCTCCTGATGCCGTGGCAAGATCGGCCTGGGCGGCAGCGAGCGCCTGCTGGTTGGCAGCGACGCTGTTCTTCAGACCATCGAGCTGCTCTCGCGATTTGAAGAGCGCTTCCCGAATCTTCCCTTCCCAGGTGACGGCGCGGCGCGCGCCTTCGGCAGCGGCGTTGACCTTGATGTCTCCAAGCGCCTTGCGCACGCGGCGGTCGAGCTGGTCCTGCCGATCCTTGCGAATTGCCGGAAGCGCGTCGTATTCGCTCTTGAGACGTGTGGCTTCGTCCTGCGCGGCGACTGGGTCGCCAGAGTAGGCCAGCGCCTCGATAGCGGCGACGATCTGCTCCTTGCCCTTGACGGCTTCGCGGGCTTCCTGCTCGCGCTTGGACTGCGACTCGAACCGGCGGTCGAAGAAGGCGTTCTGCGCGCCGCGGAACTGATCCCAGAGCCGGTTGTCGAGGTCGCGGTTGCCGGCAGTGCCGACCGTGCGCCAATCGGCCATCATGCTCTTCATCTCTTCGAAGGTGGCTTCCCAATCCTCCGATGTGGAGAGTTCCCTGGCGCGCGCCACGAGGGCTTCCTTGCGGGACTTGTTGTCCTCATAGAAAGCGGTGCGGCGATCGTAGAAATGCTGTTGCGCCTCGCGGAACTGTTTCCAGAGCTCTTCGTCCTGCTGGCGCCCAGCGCTGCCGACCTTTTTCCACTCGGCAAAGAGGTTGCGCAACGCCTCGCTGGTGCCGCGCCAGTCATCCGAGGTGCTCAGCTCATGCGCTTTGACGATCAGTTCTTGTTTGAGCGCAGCGTTGGCGCCCCATTGCTCCTGGCGTTGCTCGAAGTGCTGGGAACGCCGCTGGTTGAAGTACTCGCGCGCGGCGATGAAGCGGGCCCAGAGCGAATCGTCCGACTCCTTGCCGGTGGCGCCGACTTGCTTCCATTCTTCGAAGAGGGCCTTGTAGGCTTCGCCGGTGACGCGCCAGTCGGTCGATTCCTTGATCTCCTCGGCACGGGCGATCAGCGCTTCCTTGGAAAGCTTCTTGGCCTCGATCTCCTCGACCAGCTTGGCTTCCAGCGCGCGCAGCCGAGCGAAGAGCGCATCGAAATCGCCGAGCGCGTCGGCCTTTCCAGCGCTTGCCTTGAGCTTGCGGATGCGTCCGAGAATACCGACCTTGTTCTTGGCGGTCTCGGCATCCGACTCGATCAGATCGGCGTCTTTGCTGAACTGAGTGAATGCTGCTTCGAGCTCGGCGATCTGATTCTCTGGATTGTCGTAGGCCGTGCCAACGACATGCCCGCGGTAGTGTTCGGTCGTGTTCTGGTGAATCCTGCGCTTCTGGTCGATGAAGCCAAAGGCGAGGACTTCCACCGGCACGACGGGCTCCTCAGCCTCGGCCGCAGCCGCATCGGCTTCGGCCGCCG harbors:
- a CDS encoding LuxR C-terminal-related transcriptional regulator, which codes for MSSFPVPRTMLIGREQERAWIRRAICQERSPLITLTGPGGVGKTRLAIAGAGDALRSFSDDVHWVDLEAIRDPVLIEPSVAMSFGITLPHGRPASETIAQALRNRTCLLVLNNCEHLIEACAGIVADLLVRCGGLHVLATSRAPLRIRAERVFPVNPLSPPAASSLFIERAQAVRPNFEIEIDDAQRRDISEVCDRLDNLPLAIELAAARCRTRSPEMLLAEIPNRLDWLGDGPRDLPDRQRTMRDTIAWSYDLLRPPEQGLFRRLSVFAGACAPPAIQRLCERVDGSTCDPMPALTELVDQGLLYQTEFSSTPRFAMLESIRAFGIEQLTASNEAAVIEAAHAEHFLDLVEDLHPNRIDPLERVDSRIQRLEIELPNVRSALDWFERHGDDLRLLRMTGALAVYWHARTHFQEARRWLERAIAMSEDAATVHRARALTGLALILWAEGAYDEAAVMANRGLAIAERFGDLEVIANARHVLGMIEEIQDHWEDARVHLVRVRDEWHALGASVEEAWAGTLLSRVALGQGDLPLAVQCAEDAAELFRAAGYPSGIATALSRLAEISRARGHDRNAAAAFHEALLLWFDAGERWLITLALGGLADLAAMHGQPRTAASLVGFLDALAREHGAPLLSAARLSRDRAQRVATIHLGEEIASEYIQSGQSMTLAAAVEQASAVSVPRVVQRRPAATGELTAREREILQLMAAMQTDQEIAELLSLSRRTVSGHVAHILAKLDAPNRRAAVARARALGLLVGPGA
- a CDS encoding HD domain-containing protein, with the protein product MSLPMQRQPSAAVMLQPRHAHVVERLAAAFSDAGYELSLVGGIVRDALLGFQVNDLDLTSNATPEQLKTLAPAVGASSIYDIGEKFGTIGFVFRVESDDEPIPVEITTYRSEHYPDQTRHPQVDFGADLIGDLARRDFTINAMAVDVLTGELIDPFGGQPDLHQGIIRAVGDPIQRFDEDPLRLLRAARFVSQLGFMIEVDTLDAMHEMAPEIERISKERVYAELTRLVTGTYASHALETLAQTGLLALTMPGLEPLSLETGERGSIHREKDLWDHTKKVVDKAPQRPVVRWSALMHDAAKPMTRGYDAHGEIHFIGHEREGAILAKQVLEGLHADRATVNAVSHIVELHGRPGTYERSWTDSAVRRLMLDAGDELHDLLDLAAADVTSARAFRQHAAAQRIAGLRSHIERLEAEREADQWKSPLDGDELMAAFDRKPGRWIAEIKDHLRELVLDGELAPGDKERALEIAQRLLADRE
- a CDS encoding isochorismatase family cysteine hydrolase; its protein translation is MADFVIDPSRTALLTIDFQNLFVEGQLAAPDGLATLERTNRLAASCRMFEVLVIHTRHVLRADGSNMGILGELSAAVRAGILSDGGHATAWHRDLVVEPGDLLVEKPRYGAFHGTDLELILRNKQIDTVIVAGIATNICCDTTAREAVARDFRVFFLSDGTATGETAGLSASSMQAATLATIDDAFGWVLSTDQAIEAIAAGARTGAASVVGATPPPICATASPPVRAPQSPQTTRWP
- a CDS encoding ABC transporter permease → MNEETPVQGESWMSRVGRWLLPLGLIGLLLLAWEFWVRWRDTPQWYLPAPSAVWHALVDNWQSIRSDAWVTLQEVLVGFGVAVLVAIPVAVAIERVTVLERALYPLVVATQAIPLVALAPLLLIWFGHGIMPKVVMVALISFFPIVVSLVDGLRSADRETLDLLRTMGANGWQQFRLVEAPSALPAFFSGAKIGMAVAVIGAVIGESAGSSAGLGHAISLYSASLKTDLVFACVLVLALMAIGLFGAIAVLERVAMPWRKWVVE
- a CDS encoding LLM class flavin-dependent oxidoreductase — its product is MGQMRFGVMNFCRSPYRELVQRIRQFESMGFDSAWVDDDVLTPAYVDYEAWTLLGALAVETRRIRLGTMVTVPPFRFPAVLAVQVHTVDHISGGRIAIGLGAGGYSNNYGALGYDDWDPRERAERLEEYAAILSPLLRGEQVSFSGRYYTVRDAQAGQPVRSSRPPLIVAAHGERGLRTAARHADGWNTLGGQAYPAARDPSARISLAEAVASTKRLSDRLDAICEEEGRDPRSITRSVLVYRTLDDPLASLDAFDEYVGAYQEIGIEEVIFYWPPLDNLFPKSGEGVGGFSSIPLDTSQINAFERIVAGRISNR
- a CDS encoding ABC transporter ATP-binding protein, translated to MPDATKDPARSALEVVDLSATFVEDRRRLQVLRDVSFSVQTNEFVAIVGPSGSGKTTLLDILAGLLSPDSGEVRLNGRSTDAAGRLGKTAYMHQRDLLLPWRTALQNAALGLEVRGIEGSQARQIAMESFPAFGLQGFEERYPAQLSGGMRQRVAFLRTMLPGVSPLLLDEPFGALDAMTRATSQAWLQSLLAEHPRTVVLVTHDIEEAIVLADRILVLSERPGTVRYVETIDTPRPRPRAFLTSPEFNEMRIRLLGELGLIDEQSA
- a CDS encoding ABC transporter substrate-binding protein; amino-acid sequence: MTLRIDSTVSRRAMLGGMSALAAAAVLTPRSGAQDASPAAGEWAYTDVLGTTVTLPEAPVRIVANIVTAAALWDLGIHPVGVFDWTVSNYPDGNHIAWGNIPADQVVNVGNADGNIEPEMLLTLDPDIVLTQTFDRTDPAQTNGVPPDLLEQIDAIAPVLVVTDMAPTDVLVDRLVQLGSSLGADLDAPEITAAREAYEAKIAEFQQVAAEKSDVANLFANFGADLIYVGGPKDVSELQWLTTLGLNFINADSEMATEFWEELSTEQAMRYPADVIFSDVYSELLTAEDLAGEPVYAVMPAVVAGQVGLWNRDFPVSYAGATAFLETILETLRTAEKVTDTATPAA